A stretch of Pseudomonas sp. CCC3.1 DNA encodes these proteins:
- a CDS encoding ATP-dependent zinc protease, translating into MKTFDHLTVVGLREWVALPDLGVAGLRAKIDTGASTSSLHATEIEPFERDGVEWVRFNAHLGTLVQLRHRRCEAPLVAIKTIKSSNGHTQVRYVIRTGLALGDRVWPVEFTLACRKSMRYRLLLGSKALVDGQLVVNPGLKYVQDKPVFPVTTTSVTGAA; encoded by the coding sequence TTGAAGACTTTTGATCACTTGACCGTTGTCGGTCTGCGCGAGTGGGTGGCGCTCCCCGATCTGGGAGTCGCAGGCCTGCGAGCGAAAATCGACACCGGTGCCAGTACCTCCAGTTTGCACGCCACTGAAATCGAGCCTTTTGAGCGCGACGGTGTCGAGTGGGTACGTTTCAATGCCCATTTGGGCACGCTGGTGCAACTGCGTCATCGCCGTTGTGAAGCGCCACTGGTGGCGATAAAAACCATTAAAAGCTCTAACGGCCACACGCAAGTTCGTTATGTGATTCGTACCGGCCTGGCGTTGGGGGATCGGGTATGGCCTGTGGAGTTCACCCTCGCCTGCCGAAAATCGATGCGTTACCGCCTGTTGCTGGGTTCCAAAGCACTGGTCGACGGCCAATTGGTCGTTAACCCAGGGCTGAAATATGTACAAGACAAGCCGGTGTTCCCGGTCACCACTACCTCTGTCACAGGTGCTGCATGA